The following coding sequences lie in one Ictalurus punctatus breed USDA103 chromosome 16, Coco_2.0, whole genome shotgun sequence genomic window:
- the tjp2a gene encoding tight junction protein ZO-2a isoform X2: protein MEETVWEQYTVTLQRHSKMGFGIAVSGGKDNPNEETREPSIIVSDVLEGGPAEGLLFQNDRVIQVNSASMENVVHSFAVQTLRKCGKVAKITVKRQRKVPVSIVKQAPPPDNRAFSHPDYSDDYDYEPDRRSTYSGQTDSEYDFERSRGRTLERDISPERQHRRDGSRGRMLEYDRSPDRRYRGDHPRDQAYSPDRQYRSDRALNRDYSPDRRYPREHSPDRRYRSEHTLDRDYSPDRRYRSEQVLDRSHSPEPRYREKELRIPVPRPAEALRRNASREHVERSPPQSPLEPLEKPVRVLLEKHRPNEEYGLRLGSQLFIKEMSSTGLASRDGSLQEGDIILKINGTATENLSLSDAGKLIEKSRGKLQLVVQRDSRKVLVRVPPMADSDSEPDDLSEIESLRSYSPQDDRRGQHSDISSHSSNERLREKKRDEPQSRLSKMGAMPTPFQTAPDDFPPPPPEVEEEPELKDAPAPVALPAPKISVPPKMKALPKVPLKPSAEDLELYGQNTMMVCFQKGESVGLRLAGGNDVGIFIASVQEDSPAEVEGLQAGDQIMKVNNMDFRGMVREDAVLYLLDIPKGEDVTILAQRKPDVYKDIVESGRGDNFYIRTHFEHEKDSPQSLSFSRGDIFKVIDTLYDGKLGSWLAIRTDRDNQLQEKGLIPSKSRAEQMANVQNAQKGAANDRGDFWRLRGQRAAKKKDLRKSREDLTANPVATRFPAYERVVLREAGFQRPVVLFGPIADVASEKLANDLPEDFIIAKREPKDAGTEKSSGVVRLNTVQQIIEQDKHALLDVTPKAVDTLNYTQWYPIVVFLNPDSKQGVKTMRNRLVPGSNRSSRKLYEQAVKLKKTCSHLFTATVDLNSAHDAWYGSLKDTIQEQQNKAVWVCENKLDSSEEDLYLQDDRMSYLSAMSADYLSMDSRLTGDYDDTADEGGAYTDNELDEPSDEPQVSGTRRSSEPVEERPAPVPRMKRAGSREVLRDPSPPPSFVPEPPKARSQRPHSESSTVSSDISTKPPPPPVALKPSFLARGAPTQEPASGTDDPASRSFLGKVKAFEQMDHLARAQRMLELQEAEHARLEISQRHPDIYAVPVKPKPNAAQPQPAGSSSNPAHRSGSAEDADQSRRGFYNPQKYNDTEL from the exons ATGGAGGAGACAGTGTGGGAACAGTACACAGTGACGCTGCAGCGG CATTCTAAAATGGGATTTGGGATCGCCGTGTCTGGCGGAAAAGACAATCCGAATGAAGAGACCAGAGAGCCGTCCATCATCGTCTCTGATGTGCTGGAGGGAGGACCTGCTGAAGGCCTGCTGTT TCAGAATGATCGAGTGATCCAGGTGAACTCCGCGTCCATGGAGAACGTTGTGCACTCGTTTGCTGTACAGACTCTACGCAAGTGTGGCAAAGTCGCCAAGata ACAGTGAAAAGGCAGCGTAAAGTTCCTGTGAGCATAGTGAAGCAGGCCCCGCCCCCAGATAACCGCGCGTTCTCTCATCCGGACTACAGCGATGATTATGACTACGAGCCGGACCGACGCAGCACCTACAGTGGCCAGACCGACTCCGAATACGACTTTGAACGCAGCCGTGGTCGAACACTGGAGCGAGACATCAGTCCTGAGCGTCAGCATCGCCGCGACGGCAGCCGAGGACGCATGCTGGAGTACGATCGCAGCCCTGACCGTCGTTACCGTGGCGACCACCCCCGTGACCAGGCCTACAGTCCAGATCGCCAATATCGTAGCGACCGCGCCTTAAACCGAGACTACAGCCCTGACCGGCGTTACCCTCGTGAGCACAGCCCCGATCGGCGGTACCGAAGCGAACACACTCTGGATCGGGACTACAGCCCGGATCGGCGTTATCGCAGTGAACAAGTTCTGGATCGCTCACACAGTCCAGAACCACGCTACAGGGAGAAAGAACTGCGTATTCCAGTGCCACGTCCTGCTGAGGCTCTCAGAAGGAACGCCAGCCGGGAACACGTAGAACGCTCACCTCCACAGAGCCCACTGGAACCGCTGGAGAAACCAGTTCGTGTCCTACTGGAGAAGCACAGACCTAATGAAG AATATGGGCTGCGTTTGGGCAGTCAGCTGTTCATTAAAGAGATGAGTAGTACAGGACTGGCCTCCAGGGACGGCAGCCTGCAGGAGGGAGACATCATCCTGAAG ATTAACGGGACGGCCACAGAGAATCTGTCTCTGAGTGATGCGGGAAAGCTGATTGAAAAATCACGAGGAAAACTGCAGCTGGTGGTCCAGAGAGACAGCAGGAAAGTTCTGGTTCGGGTCCCGCCCATGGCCGACAGCGACTCGGAGCCGGACG ATCTGTCTGAGATCGAGTCGTTACGTTCATACTCTCCTCAGGACGACAGACGAGGACAGCACTCGGACATCTCCTCACACTCTTCCAATGAGAGGCTGcgtgaaaaaaaaag GGACGAGCCTCAGAGCAGGTTGTCTAAAATGGGTGCGATGCCGACACCATTCCAAACTGCTCCAGATGATTTTCCACCTCCACCCccggaggtggaggaggagccTGAACTCAAGGACGCTCCAG CTCCTGTGGCCTTGCCTGCACCTAAAATCAGCGTTCCACCAAAAATGAAAGCTCTTCCGAAGGTTCCTCTGAAACCGAGCGCCGAGGATCTGGAGCTGTATGG GCAGAACACCATGATGGTGTGCTTTCAGAAGGGTGAGAGTGTGGGTCTGAGGCTGGCAGGAGGAAACGATGTGGGGATTTTCATAGCCAGTGTTCAGGAGGACAGTCCGGCGGAggtggagggtctgcaggctggaGACCAGATCATGAAG GTGAATAATATGGATTTCCGTGGCATGGTGCGGGAGGATGCAGTGCTCTACCTGCTCGACATTCCTAAAGGAGAAGACGTCACCATCCTGGCCCAGAGAAAACCGGATG TGTATAAGGACATTGTGGAGTCAGGTCGAGGAGATAACTTCTACATCAGGACTCATTTCGAACACGAGAAAGACTCTCCTCAGAGTCTGTCTTTCAGCCGGGGCGACATCTTTAAAGTGATCGACACTCTGTATGACGGGAAACTGGGCAGCTGGCTCGCCATCCGCACTGACCGAGACAACCAGCTGCAGGAGAAAGGCCTCATTCCCAGCaagagcag AGCTGAACAGATGGCCAACGTACAGAACGCCCAGAAAGGAGCAGCCAATGACAGAGGAGATTTCTGGAGGCTCAGAGGTCAAAGGGCAGCAAAGAAGAAGGACCTGCGCAAAAGCAGAGAGGATCTCACTGCCAACCCCGTCGCCACCCGCTTTCCCGCCTACGAGAGGGTGGTTCTGAGAGAGG CTGGATTCCAGAGGCCCGTGGTTCTGTTCGGCCCAATCGCTGATGTGGCAAGTGAGAAGCTCGCCAATGACCTGCCCGAAGATTTCATCATAGCAA agaGAGAACCTAAGGATGCAGGAACAGAGAAGTCCTCAGGTGTGGTGAGACTGAACACTGTGCAGCAGATCATTGAACAG gataAGCATGCTCTGCTGGACGTCACCCCGAAGGCGGTGGACACGCTGAACTACACCCAGTGGTACCCCATTGTGGTGTTCCTGAACCCGGACAGTAAGCAAGGCGTGAAGACGATGAGGAACCGCCTGGTACCGGGTTCTAACCGCAGCTCACGCAAACTGTACGAGCAGGCAGTTAAACTGAAGAAGACTTGCTCTCACCTCTTCACCG CAACGGTGGATCTGAACTCGGCTCATGATGCCTGGTACGGGAGTCTGAAGGACACGATTCAGGAGCAGCAGAACAAAGCGGTGTGGGTCTGCGAGAATAAA CTGGACAGCTCTGAGGAGGACTTGTACCTACAAGATGACCGCATGTCTTACCTGTCAGCCATGAGCGCAGATTACCTGAGCATGGACAGCCGTCTCACCGGGGACTATGATGACACTGCAGATGAGGGCGGAGCCTATACAGATAACGAGCTTGACGAGCCTTCTGATGAGCCGCAGGTATCGGGGACGAGGCGCTCATCGGAGCCTGTAGAAGAG AGACCCGCCCCCGTGCCCCGCATGAAACGAGCCGGGAGCAGAGAAGTACTGCGAGACCCCAGTCCCCCGCCGTCCTTCGTCCCAGAGCCCCCGAAG GCTCGATCTCAGAGGCCCCACAGTGAGTCCAGCACGGTGAGCAGTGACATCAGCACCAAGCCGCCGCCCCCTCCCGTCGCCCTCAAACCCAGTTTCCTAGCTCGAGGCGCGCCGACTCAGGAGCCCGCCTCAGGTACTGATGATCCTGCGAGCCGCTCATTCCTGGGTAAAGTGAAAGCTTTCGAGCAGATGGACCACCTCGCCCGAGCACAGAGGATGCTGGAACTGCAGGAGGCTGAACACGCCCgg TTGGAGATCTCTCAGAGACACCCGGACATTTACGCCGTCCCCGTTAAACCGAAACCCAACGCCGCCCAGCCACAACCTGCAGG ttccagCTCAAACCCTGCGCATCGCAGCGGATCTGCTGAGGATGCTGATCAATCTCGTCGTGGATTTTATAACCCTCAGAAATACAATGACACGGAGCTGTAG
- the tjp2a gene encoding tight junction protein ZO-2a isoform X1, translated as MWRGSVFESLEMEETVWEQYTVTLQRHSKMGFGIAVSGGKDNPNEETREPSIIVSDVLEGGPAEGLLFQNDRVIQVNSASMENVVHSFAVQTLRKCGKVAKITVKRQRKVPVSIVKQAPPPDNRAFSHPDYSDDYDYEPDRRSTYSGQTDSEYDFERSRGRTLERDISPERQHRRDGSRGRMLEYDRSPDRRYRGDHPRDQAYSPDRQYRSDRALNRDYSPDRRYPREHSPDRRYRSEHTLDRDYSPDRRYRSEQVLDRSHSPEPRYREKELRIPVPRPAEALRRNASREHVERSPPQSPLEPLEKPVRVLLEKHRPNEEYGLRLGSQLFIKEMSSTGLASRDGSLQEGDIILKINGTATENLSLSDAGKLIEKSRGKLQLVVQRDSRKVLVRVPPMADSDSEPDDLSEIESLRSYSPQDDRRGQHSDISSHSSNERLREKKRDEPQSRLSKMGAMPTPFQTAPDDFPPPPPEVEEEPELKDAPAPVALPAPKISVPPKMKALPKVPLKPSAEDLELYGQNTMMVCFQKGESVGLRLAGGNDVGIFIASVQEDSPAEVEGLQAGDQIMKVNNMDFRGMVREDAVLYLLDIPKGEDVTILAQRKPDVYKDIVESGRGDNFYIRTHFEHEKDSPQSLSFSRGDIFKVIDTLYDGKLGSWLAIRTDRDNQLQEKGLIPSKSRAEQMANVQNAQKGAANDRGDFWRLRGQRAAKKKDLRKSREDLTANPVATRFPAYERVVLREAGFQRPVVLFGPIADVASEKLANDLPEDFIIAKREPKDAGTEKSSGVVRLNTVQQIIEQDKHALLDVTPKAVDTLNYTQWYPIVVFLNPDSKQGVKTMRNRLVPGSNRSSRKLYEQAVKLKKTCSHLFTATVDLNSAHDAWYGSLKDTIQEQQNKAVWVCENKLDSSEEDLYLQDDRMSYLSAMSADYLSMDSRLTGDYDDTADEGGAYTDNELDEPSDEPQVSGTRRSSEPVEERPAPVPRMKRAGSREVLRDPSPPPSFVPEPPKARSQRPHSESSTVSSDISTKPPPPPVALKPSFLARGAPTQEPASGTDDPASRSFLGKVKAFEQMDHLARAQRMLELQEAEHARLEISQRHPDIYAVPVKPKPNAAQPQPAGSSSNPAHRSGSAEDADQSRRGFYNPQKYNDTEL; from the exons ATGTGGAGAGGTTCTGTGTTTGAG AGTCTGGAGATGGAGGAGACAGTGTGGGAACAGTACACAGTGACGCTGCAGCGG CATTCTAAAATGGGATTTGGGATCGCCGTGTCTGGCGGAAAAGACAATCCGAATGAAGAGACCAGAGAGCCGTCCATCATCGTCTCTGATGTGCTGGAGGGAGGACCTGCTGAAGGCCTGCTGTT TCAGAATGATCGAGTGATCCAGGTGAACTCCGCGTCCATGGAGAACGTTGTGCACTCGTTTGCTGTACAGACTCTACGCAAGTGTGGCAAAGTCGCCAAGata ACAGTGAAAAGGCAGCGTAAAGTTCCTGTGAGCATAGTGAAGCAGGCCCCGCCCCCAGATAACCGCGCGTTCTCTCATCCGGACTACAGCGATGATTATGACTACGAGCCGGACCGACGCAGCACCTACAGTGGCCAGACCGACTCCGAATACGACTTTGAACGCAGCCGTGGTCGAACACTGGAGCGAGACATCAGTCCTGAGCGTCAGCATCGCCGCGACGGCAGCCGAGGACGCATGCTGGAGTACGATCGCAGCCCTGACCGTCGTTACCGTGGCGACCACCCCCGTGACCAGGCCTACAGTCCAGATCGCCAATATCGTAGCGACCGCGCCTTAAACCGAGACTACAGCCCTGACCGGCGTTACCCTCGTGAGCACAGCCCCGATCGGCGGTACCGAAGCGAACACACTCTGGATCGGGACTACAGCCCGGATCGGCGTTATCGCAGTGAACAAGTTCTGGATCGCTCACACAGTCCAGAACCACGCTACAGGGAGAAAGAACTGCGTATTCCAGTGCCACGTCCTGCTGAGGCTCTCAGAAGGAACGCCAGCCGGGAACACGTAGAACGCTCACCTCCACAGAGCCCACTGGAACCGCTGGAGAAACCAGTTCGTGTCCTACTGGAGAAGCACAGACCTAATGAAG AATATGGGCTGCGTTTGGGCAGTCAGCTGTTCATTAAAGAGATGAGTAGTACAGGACTGGCCTCCAGGGACGGCAGCCTGCAGGAGGGAGACATCATCCTGAAG ATTAACGGGACGGCCACAGAGAATCTGTCTCTGAGTGATGCGGGAAAGCTGATTGAAAAATCACGAGGAAAACTGCAGCTGGTGGTCCAGAGAGACAGCAGGAAAGTTCTGGTTCGGGTCCCGCCCATGGCCGACAGCGACTCGGAGCCGGACG ATCTGTCTGAGATCGAGTCGTTACGTTCATACTCTCCTCAGGACGACAGACGAGGACAGCACTCGGACATCTCCTCACACTCTTCCAATGAGAGGCTGcgtgaaaaaaaaag GGACGAGCCTCAGAGCAGGTTGTCTAAAATGGGTGCGATGCCGACACCATTCCAAACTGCTCCAGATGATTTTCCACCTCCACCCccggaggtggaggaggagccTGAACTCAAGGACGCTCCAG CTCCTGTGGCCTTGCCTGCACCTAAAATCAGCGTTCCACCAAAAATGAAAGCTCTTCCGAAGGTTCCTCTGAAACCGAGCGCCGAGGATCTGGAGCTGTATGG GCAGAACACCATGATGGTGTGCTTTCAGAAGGGTGAGAGTGTGGGTCTGAGGCTGGCAGGAGGAAACGATGTGGGGATTTTCATAGCCAGTGTTCAGGAGGACAGTCCGGCGGAggtggagggtctgcaggctggaGACCAGATCATGAAG GTGAATAATATGGATTTCCGTGGCATGGTGCGGGAGGATGCAGTGCTCTACCTGCTCGACATTCCTAAAGGAGAAGACGTCACCATCCTGGCCCAGAGAAAACCGGATG TGTATAAGGACATTGTGGAGTCAGGTCGAGGAGATAACTTCTACATCAGGACTCATTTCGAACACGAGAAAGACTCTCCTCAGAGTCTGTCTTTCAGCCGGGGCGACATCTTTAAAGTGATCGACACTCTGTATGACGGGAAACTGGGCAGCTGGCTCGCCATCCGCACTGACCGAGACAACCAGCTGCAGGAGAAAGGCCTCATTCCCAGCaagagcag AGCTGAACAGATGGCCAACGTACAGAACGCCCAGAAAGGAGCAGCCAATGACAGAGGAGATTTCTGGAGGCTCAGAGGTCAAAGGGCAGCAAAGAAGAAGGACCTGCGCAAAAGCAGAGAGGATCTCACTGCCAACCCCGTCGCCACCCGCTTTCCCGCCTACGAGAGGGTGGTTCTGAGAGAGG CTGGATTCCAGAGGCCCGTGGTTCTGTTCGGCCCAATCGCTGATGTGGCAAGTGAGAAGCTCGCCAATGACCTGCCCGAAGATTTCATCATAGCAA agaGAGAACCTAAGGATGCAGGAACAGAGAAGTCCTCAGGTGTGGTGAGACTGAACACTGTGCAGCAGATCATTGAACAG gataAGCATGCTCTGCTGGACGTCACCCCGAAGGCGGTGGACACGCTGAACTACACCCAGTGGTACCCCATTGTGGTGTTCCTGAACCCGGACAGTAAGCAAGGCGTGAAGACGATGAGGAACCGCCTGGTACCGGGTTCTAACCGCAGCTCACGCAAACTGTACGAGCAGGCAGTTAAACTGAAGAAGACTTGCTCTCACCTCTTCACCG CAACGGTGGATCTGAACTCGGCTCATGATGCCTGGTACGGGAGTCTGAAGGACACGATTCAGGAGCAGCAGAACAAAGCGGTGTGGGTCTGCGAGAATAAA CTGGACAGCTCTGAGGAGGACTTGTACCTACAAGATGACCGCATGTCTTACCTGTCAGCCATGAGCGCAGATTACCTGAGCATGGACAGCCGTCTCACCGGGGACTATGATGACACTGCAGATGAGGGCGGAGCCTATACAGATAACGAGCTTGACGAGCCTTCTGATGAGCCGCAGGTATCGGGGACGAGGCGCTCATCGGAGCCTGTAGAAGAG AGACCCGCCCCCGTGCCCCGCATGAAACGAGCCGGGAGCAGAGAAGTACTGCGAGACCCCAGTCCCCCGCCGTCCTTCGTCCCAGAGCCCCCGAAG GCTCGATCTCAGAGGCCCCACAGTGAGTCCAGCACGGTGAGCAGTGACATCAGCACCAAGCCGCCGCCCCCTCCCGTCGCCCTCAAACCCAGTTTCCTAGCTCGAGGCGCGCCGACTCAGGAGCCCGCCTCAGGTACTGATGATCCTGCGAGCCGCTCATTCCTGGGTAAAGTGAAAGCTTTCGAGCAGATGGACCACCTCGCCCGAGCACAGAGGATGCTGGAACTGCAGGAGGCTGAACACGCCCgg TTGGAGATCTCTCAGAGACACCCGGACATTTACGCCGTCCCCGTTAAACCGAAACCCAACGCCGCCCAGCCACAACCTGCAGG ttccagCTCAAACCCTGCGCATCGCAGCGGATCTGCTGAGGATGCTGATCAATCTCGTCGTGGATTTTATAACCCTCAGAAATACAATGACACGGAGCTGTAG